From the genome of Pseudomonas yamanorum, one region includes:
- a CDS encoding YggT family protein, producing the protein MLGINDAAIFIIQTLGSLYLLIVLMRFILQLVRANFYNPLCQFVVKATQPLLKPLRRVIPSMFGLDMSSLVLALLLQILLFAVILLLNGYQATTLLLLPWALIGIFSLFLKIIFWSMIISVILSWVAPGSRSPGAELVGQITEPVLAPFRRLIPNLGGLDISPIFAFIAIQLLQSWVIPRLAFYAFMPKELFGLI; encoded by the coding sequence ATGCTCGGAATCAATGACGCTGCCATTTTCATCATCCAGACCCTGGGCAGCCTGTACCTGCTGATCGTGCTGATGCGTTTTATCCTGCAACTGGTGCGGGCGAACTTCTACAACCCGCTGTGCCAGTTCGTGGTGAAGGCCACGCAACCGCTGCTCAAGCCACTGCGCCGGGTAATCCCGAGCATGTTCGGCCTGGACATGTCCTCGCTGGTGCTGGCGCTGCTGCTGCAGATCCTGCTGTTCGCGGTCATCCTGCTGCTCAACGGCTACCAGGCCACCACGCTGCTGTTGCTGCCGTGGGCATTGATCGGGATTTTCTCGCTGTTTTTGAAGATCATTTTCTGGTCAATGATCATCAGCGTGATCCTGTCGTGGGTCGCCCCGGGCAGCCGCAGCCCTGGCGCAGAGTTGGTGGGGCAGATCACTGAACCGGTGCTGGCACCGTTCCGTCGCCTGATACCGAACCTGGGTGGCCTGGATATCTCGCCGATCTTCGCGTTTATCGCCATTCAGCTGCTGCAAAGCTGGGTGATTCCGCGTCTGGCTTTCTATGCATTCATGCCCAAAGAACTGTTCGGTCTGATCTGA
- the proC gene encoding pyrroline-5-carboxylate reductase, whose amino-acid sequence MSNTRIAFIGAGNMAASLIGGLRAKGLEAQQIRASDPGADTRARVSAEHGIDTFADNAEAIEGVDVVVLAVKPQAMKAVCESLRPSLKPHQLVVSIAAGITCASMTHWLGAQPIVRCMPNTPALLRKGVSGLYATSEVTAQQRDQAQELLSAVGIAVWLEHEQQLDAVTAVSGSGPAYFFLLIEAMTAAGVKLGLPQEVAEQLAEQTALGAAQMAVTSDVDASELRRRVTSPGGTTQAAIESFQAGGFEALVEKALGAAAHRSAEMAEQLGK is encoded by the coding sequence GCGCCGGCAACATGGCGGCCAGCCTGATCGGCGGCCTGCGGGCCAAGGGCCTGGAAGCACAACAGATTCGCGCCAGCGACCCGGGCGCCGATACTCGCGCCCGCGTCAGCGCCGAGCACGGCATCGACACCTTCGCCGACAACGCAGAAGCGATTGAAGGCGTGGACGTGGTGGTGCTGGCGGTTAAGCCACAAGCCATGAAAGCCGTGTGCGAAAGCCTGCGCCCAAGCCTCAAGCCCCATCAACTGGTGGTGTCCATCGCCGCCGGCATCACCTGCGCCAGCATGACCCACTGGCTCGGCGCCCAGCCGATTGTGCGTTGCATGCCCAACACCCCGGCGCTGCTGCGCAAGGGCGTGAGCGGCTTGTACGCCACGTCCGAAGTCACTGCCCAACAGCGTGATCAGGCACAGGAGCTGCTATCCGCCGTGGGTATCGCCGTGTGGCTGGAACACGAGCAGCAACTGGACGCTGTCACCGCCGTGTCCGGCAGCGGCCCGGCGTATTTCTTTCTGCTGATCGAGGCCATGACCGCTGCTGGCGTGAAACTCGGCCTGCCACAGGAAGTCGCCGAGCAATTGGCCGAGCAAACCGCACTGGGCGCCGCGCAGATGGCCGTGACCAGTGATGTCGACGCCTCCGAGCTGCGCCGTCGCGTGACCTCGCCGGGCGGTACAACCCAAGCGGCAATCGAATCGTTCCAGGCCGGGGGCTTTGAAGCCCTGGTGGAAAAAGCACTGGGTGCCGCAGCACATCGTTCGGCCGAAATGGCCGAGCAGCTGGGCAAATAG